A window of the Halolamina sp. CBA1230 genome harbors these coding sequences:
- a CDS encoding winged helix-turn-helix domain-containing protein, whose product MTEEPDPPEVFATLDDEYARDILVATKTDRLSAKELSEECDMSRPTVSRRVSRLVEQGLLEEYTHVDPGGRHYSEYEARLERIEVLLQAEAFDVTIDVRPDPADRITSIFEEMRGD is encoded by the coding sequence GTGACCGAGGAGCCCGACCCGCCGGAGGTCTTCGCCACACTCGACGACGAGTACGCTCGCGACATCCTCGTGGCGACGAAGACCGACCGACTGTCCGCGAAGGAACTCAGCGAGGAGTGTGACATGTCGCGACCGACCGTCTCGCGCCGTGTCAGCCGCCTCGTCGAACAGGGCCTCCTCGAGGAGTACACGCACGTCGACCCAGGGGGACGCCACTACAGCGAGTACGAGGCGCGTCTCGAACGCATCGAAGTCCTCCTTCAAGCAGAGGCCTTCGACGTCACCATCGACGTCCGGCCGGACCCCGCCGACCGGATCACGTCCATCTTCGAGGAGATGCGGGGGGACTGA
- a CDS encoding helix-turn-helix domain-containing protein codes for MPDSMSEQLRRDMECEGLLECFHGLKELDKECFRALVEAEEPLTVDEIAEAVDRERSTAYRAVQRLLQTGFIEKDQINYDQGGYYHVYSPTDPSKIADDMQRLLNDWYAKMGQLIQEFETKYEQTETAAPAAES; via the coding sequence ATGCCAGATTCGATGTCTGAACAGCTCCGGCGGGACATGGAATGCGAGGGGCTGCTGGAGTGCTTCCATGGTCTCAAGGAGCTCGACAAGGAGTGTTTCCGGGCGCTCGTCGAGGCCGAAGAACCGCTGACCGTCGACGAGATTGCCGAGGCAGTTGACCGCGAACGCTCGACCGCCTACCGTGCCGTACAACGGCTGCTACAGACCGGCTTCATCGAGAAAGACCAGATCAACTACGATCAGGGTGGCTACTACCACGTCTACTCGCCGACGGACCCCTCCAAGATCGCCGACGACATGCAGCGCCTGCTCAACGACTGGTACGCGAAGATGGGACAGCTCATCCAGGAGTTCGAGACGAAGTACGAACAGACGGAGACAGCAGCCCCGGCCGCCGAAAGCTAA
- a CDS encoding permease, giving the protein MVATMIDGIFEALRIGVGFLWTAAWAIIMGLTITSLVQVYVSKERMAQVLGDGDLSGLTKATAFGAASSGCSFGAVAIGKGLFKKGAHAVNFLAFMFASTNLIVELGLMILILLGWEFLVAELLGGLILIAVMAVIVHLTLPENLFDEVRETLNERDREAGVTEDPTCGMEGKDEYTLTTDGGETLKFCSEGCMETYLQETSSRGGWRDELLSWGGWYKVGNQYRKEWSMIWKDVVAGFLISGFVIVFVPQSVWNTLFIQGDGLLVTAENALMGVTIAVLSFVGSMGNVPFAVALWGGGISFAGVIAFVYADLITIPVLNVYRKYYGWKVMLYILGVFFVTMAFTGFLMELLFDALGIVPDLAGGETATEQTYFELNYTFYLNVVAFALSGFLLYVYRRGLGAPGQYRDPVCGMRTDDSEPSATHDGETYYFCSQTCKETFEEDPDEFATGHPMVMEGHDH; this is encoded by the coding sequence ATGGTGGCGACGATGATTGATGGCATCTTCGAAGCTCTACGTATCGGTGTGGGCTTCCTCTGGACGGCGGCGTGGGCGATCATTATGGGCCTCACGATCACGAGTCTCGTCCAGGTCTACGTCTCCAAGGAGCGGATGGCCCAGGTCCTCGGCGACGGCGATCTGAGCGGACTCACCAAGGCGACTGCGTTCGGCGCGGCCAGTAGTGGCTGTAGTTTCGGCGCAGTCGCTATCGGGAAGGGCTTGTTCAAGAAGGGAGCGCACGCGGTGAACTTCCTCGCGTTCATGTTCGCGTCGACGAACCTCATCGTCGAACTCGGGTTGATGATCCTGATTCTGCTCGGCTGGGAGTTCCTGGTCGCAGAGTTACTCGGCGGACTCATCCTCATCGCCGTGATGGCCGTCATCGTCCATCTCACCCTCCCCGAGAACCTCTTCGACGAGGTGCGAGAGACGCTCAACGAGCGCGACCGTGAGGCGGGCGTCACCGAGGATCCAACCTGCGGGATGGAAGGCAAAGACGAGTACACGCTTACGACTGACGGCGGTGAGACGCTCAAGTTCTGCTCGGAGGGCTGTATGGAGACGTACCTACAGGAGACATCGAGTCGCGGAGGGTGGCGTGACGAGTTGCTGTCGTGGGGTGGCTGGTACAAAGTCGGGAACCAGTACCGCAAGGAGTGGTCGATGATCTGGAAGGACGTCGTCGCGGGCTTCCTCATCTCGGGGTTCGTCATCGTCTTCGTCCCCCAGTCGGTGTGGAACACCCTGTTCATCCAGGGCGACGGCCTGCTCGTGACCGCCGAGAACGCACTTATGGGCGTCACCATTGCCGTCCTCAGTTTCGTCGGCAGCATGGGCAACGTCCCGTTCGCCGTCGCGCTCTGGGGCGGCGGCATCAGCTTCGCCGGCGTCATCGCGTTCGTCTACGCCGACCTCATCACGATCCCCGTGTTGAACGTCTACCGGAAGTACTACGGCTGGAAGGTGATGCTGTACATCCTCGGCGTCTTCTTCGTCACGATGGCGTTCACCGGCTTCCTCATGGAACTGCTGTTCGACGCGCTGGGAATAGTCCCAGATCTGGCGGGCGGCGAGACGGCGACCGAGCAGACGTACTTCGAGCTCAACTACACGTTCTACCTCAACGTCGTCGCGTTCGCGCTCTCCGGGTTCCTCCTGTACGTGTATCGTCGCGGGCTCGGTGCGCCCGGCCAGTACCGCGATCCGGTGTGTGGCATGCGGACTGACGACAGCGAGCCATCGGCGACCCACGACGGTGAGACGTACTACTTCTGCTCGCAGACCTGCAAGGAGACGTTCGAGGAGGACCCCGACGAATTCGCCACCGGCCATCCGATGGTGATGGAGGGCCACGACCACTAA
- a CDS encoding bile acid:sodium symporter family protein, translating to MEAISGDTAVEIVTTIFVLSTMFSMGVKLSVTQLFGALRDRQLLTKSLAVNLVAVPIAAYLLVRTVSVGPAYATGFLLLAVSPGAPFGPKFAEISDSDIAFASGLMAILCLLSVVTIPISLVVLAPGDVVVDPIAIGRMVLEIQIVPLIAGLGLSYLYPELGERMYAPIQRLSDVSFVGLIAVLLAVYSGELQSLVGTGTLGLSAVVVAISLLLGYGFGGPVRERREVLATTTTARNAAVALFIATAGFSDPTVLTVVLGFSFVSVIGAGALASAWR from the coding sequence ATGGAGGCGATATCTGGAGATACGGCCGTCGAGATCGTGACGACGATCTTCGTCCTTTCGACGATGTTCTCGATGGGGGTGAAACTCTCCGTCACACAACTGTTCGGTGCGCTCCGCGACCGGCAGCTTTTGACTAAATCCCTCGCGGTGAACCTCGTTGCCGTCCCGATCGCCGCATACCTTCTGGTCCGAACGGTTTCGGTCGGCCCGGCGTACGCGACCGGCTTCCTGTTGCTTGCCGTCTCACCCGGCGCCCCGTTCGGGCCGAAGTTCGCCGAGATCTCGGACAGCGACATCGCGTTCGCCAGCGGGCTGATGGCGATCCTCTGTCTCCTGTCGGTTGTGACGATCCCGATCTCGTTGGTGGTGCTCGCCCCCGGCGACGTCGTCGTCGACCCCATCGCGATCGGACGGATGGTGCTGGAAATCCAGATCGTTCCGCTGATCGCGGGACTCGGTCTGTCGTACCTGTATCCCGAACTCGGTGAACGGATGTACGCGCCGATACAGCGGTTGTCCGACGTCTCGTTCGTCGGGCTGATCGCCGTCTTGCTCGCGGTGTACAGCGGCGAGCTACAGTCACTCGTCGGAACGGGAACGCTCGGTCTTTCGGCGGTCGTCGTCGCCATCTCGTTACTCCTCGGGTACGGGTTCGGGGGCCCAGTCCGGGAACGGCGGGAGGTGTTGGCGACGACGACGACCGCGCGCAACGCAGCGGTCGCGCTGTTCATCGCGACGGCCGGCTTCTCGGACCCGACCGTCCTCACCGTCGTACTCGGATTCTCGTTCGTCAGCGTCATCGGCGCCGGCGCACTCGCGAGCGCGTGGCGATAG
- a CDS encoding YeeE/YedE family protein has product MVTDPVLLQAAADLFPNGISRYAVGGLLVGLGTVLIYVGTGIPAGASTFLESTLSYVSDQSRFQRYVASRDWRLVFTAGIILGGLAFAATFQSGLVTSPLYEPGSTGQLYEVAGVTLWTTDVQPWRLFVGGILVGIGTRIGKGCTSGHGVCGVGSASKTSLIGVLTFLTVAIGTAQVVAAMGVSP; this is encoded by the coding sequence ATGGTCACTGATCCAGTACTGCTCCAGGCGGCCGCCGACCTGTTCCCCAACGGGATCAGTCGGTACGCCGTCGGCGGACTGCTCGTCGGTCTCGGGACCGTTCTGATCTACGTCGGGACGGGGATCCCCGCCGGCGCGAGCACGTTCCTGGAGTCGACGCTGTCGTACGTCTCCGACCAGTCGCGGTTCCAGCGATACGTCGCCTCCCGGGACTGGCGGCTCGTGTTCACGGCCGGCATCATCCTGGGCGGGCTGGCGTTCGCCGCGACGTTCCAGTCCGGGCTGGTCACCAGCCCGCTGTACGAACCCGGATCGACCGGCCAGCTGTACGAGGTCGCCGGCGTGACGCTCTGGACGACCGACGTCCAGCCGTGGCGGCTGTTCGTCGGCGGTATCCTAGTCGGCATCGGCACCCGCATCGGGAAAGGCTGCACGTCCGGCCACGGCGTCTGCGGCGTCGGGTCGGCGTCGAAGACGTCGCTGATCGGCGTCCTGACGTTCCTGACCGTGGCGATCGGGACGGCACAGGTCGTCGCCGCGATGGGGGTGAGCCCATGA
- a CDS encoding trimeric intracellular cation channel family protein, whose product MSQDVLTVLFGDPFAVMNTIGLVAFALVGSSKAIREGFDVFGVIIVGLAMAFAGGATRDLLVMRVPLVLQSPIEISLGLLGVGLAIALSLVLPSPDTHPVTVVADAIGLAAFATTGSIVATGAGVSAVGVVAIATINAVGGGAFADILLDRSPFILFEDFYASCAVFGGFAYWLVQTIGAEGSTAAAICAIVTVVTRLAAVKYSWNLPTVQKTG is encoded by the coding sequence GTGAGTCAGGACGTCCTTACGGTCCTCTTCGGCGATCCATTCGCGGTGATGAATACGATCGGATTGGTGGCGTTCGCTCTCGTGGGATCATCGAAGGCGATCCGCGAGGGGTTCGACGTGTTCGGAGTCATCATCGTCGGGTTGGCGATGGCATTTGCTGGAGGGGCAACCCGTGATCTCCTGGTAATGCGTGTCCCCTTGGTGCTCCAGTCGCCGATCGAAATCAGCCTCGGACTACTCGGTGTCGGGTTGGCCATCGCGCTGAGCCTTGTCCTGCCGTCCCCGGATACACACCCAGTAACGGTTGTTGCGGACGCTATCGGGCTCGCCGCTTTCGCGACGACAGGGTCGATCGTCGCCACCGGGGCGGGCGTGTCGGCAGTTGGTGTTGTCGCGATCGCGACGATCAATGCCGTCGGCGGAGGTGCGTTTGCAGATATCCTTCTCGACCGCTCGCCGTTCATCCTTTTCGAGGATTTCTACGCAAGTTGTGCCGTTTTCGGTGGGTTCGCGTACTGGTTGGTGCAGACGATCGGAGCCGAGGGGAGTACTGCTGCGGCGATATGTGCGATAGTGACCGTCGTGACTCGGTTGGCCGCAGTTAAGTACAGCTGGAACCTCCCAACGGTACAGAAGACGGGATGA
- a CDS encoding MFS transporter, with protein MSTTTELEQGIREHLGQFSLHVLLVFATGLTIGAERTVVPVLGEDVLGVESFLVIGSFVVSFGVVKSILNLYAGKWGEAYGRKPVLVAGWATALPLPVILIFAPSWGWITVGNVLLGINQALTWSMAINAKIDLAGPDQRGLAVGIDEAFGYTGLAVGAWITGVIAGQWGLRPESFYFLGAVVVLALLVSIFLIRETVQYAQAEGDDDHHDANLPFEEVLKRATYGDRTLFAAAQAGHVENFVDTLFWIAVPLYLTSQGLGIAAVGVVVGVHSAMYFLQIATGGLADRIGRRPPVIAGMFLAGGGVLGMVLVEGYLPWAVLAGVSGLGMALLYPNLMTVPSDAAHPTWRSAGMGVYRMWRDSGYAVGAILIGLSMEFVNAAAAFYLTAGLMFVSGFVVYLWMEETHPEFGTHEPPAPARPESSGMAARD; from the coding sequence ATGAGTACGACAACTGAACTCGAACAAGGCATCCGCGAACACCTCGGACAGTTCTCGTTACACGTCCTGCTCGTCTTCGCAACCGGACTGACCATCGGCGCCGAACGGACCGTCGTCCCCGTGCTCGGGGAGGATGTCCTCGGCGTCGAGTCGTTCCTCGTGATCGGCTCGTTCGTCGTCTCCTTCGGCGTCGTGAAGTCGATCCTCAACCTCTACGCCGGCAAATGGGGCGAAGCGTACGGCCGCAAGCCCGTCCTCGTCGCCGGGTGGGCGACCGCGCTCCCGCTGCCGGTCATCCTGATCTTCGCTCCGAGCTGGGGCTGGATTACCGTCGGAAACGTCCTGCTGGGAATCAACCAAGCATTGACCTGGAGCATGGCGATCAACGCGAAAATCGACCTCGCGGGGCCCGACCAGCGCGGGCTCGCGGTCGGGATCGACGAGGCGTTCGGCTACACCGGTCTCGCCGTCGGCGCCTGGATCACCGGCGTCATCGCCGGCCAGTGGGGACTGCGGCCCGAGTCGTTCTACTTCCTCGGCGCCGTCGTCGTGTTGGCGCTGCTCGTCTCGATCTTCCTGATCAGGGAGACCGTCCAGTACGCCCAAGCCGAGGGTGACGACGACCACCACGACGCGAACCTGCCGTTCGAGGAAGTGCTGAAGCGCGCGACGTACGGCGATCGGACGCTGTTCGCTGCCGCGCAGGCCGGCCACGTCGAGAACTTCGTCGACACGCTGTTCTGGATCGCCGTCCCGCTGTACCTCACGAGCCAGGGGCTCGGCATCGCGGCGGTCGGCGTCGTCGTCGGCGTCCACAGTGCAATGTACTTCCTCCAGATCGCGACCGGCGGGCTCGCCGACCGGATCGGCCGTCGTCCGCCCGTGATCGCCGGGATGTTCCTCGCCGGCGGGGGCGTCCTCGGGATGGTGCTCGTCGAGGGGTACCTCCCGTGGGCCGTCTTGGCCGGCGTTTCTGGCCTCGGTATGGCGCTGCTGTACCCGAACCTGATGACCGTCCCGAGCGACGCAGCCCACCCGACGTGGCGTTCGGCGGGGATGGGCGTCTACCGGATGTGGCGGGACTCCGGCTACGCCGTCGGCGCGATCCTGATCGGCCTCTCGATGGAGTTCGTGAACGCGGCGGCCGCGTTCTACCTGACCGCTGGCTTGATGTTCGTCTCCGGCTTTGTGGTGTACCTCTGGATGGAGGAAACCCATCCCGAGTTCGGCACTCACGAGCCACCTGCGCCGGCGAGACCCGAGTCCTCCGGGATGGCTGCTCGGGACTGA
- a CDS encoding inorganic phosphate transporter → MDPALIALFAGAALASLFMAWVIGAGSSGATPYAPAVGANAIGTMRAAFLVGIFGFAGAVTQGGNVSEAVGSGLVGGISLPVAGVILVLVLGAGLMAIGITTGYPIATAFTVTGAVIGVGLALGGSPVWPKYRQIAAVWVLTPFVGGGIAFTIASLLPRADVPERYSIPVLAGLVGAVLVNVRFSFLGEGGTSGTVRELGQQTLAVSGLASAVGITGLAALVVAVVVWWDISRDQSGGLRRVLLALGSLVAFSAGGSQVGLAVGPLLPLLDEVGMVSTFAVLVGGGLGMLVGSWTGAPRMIKSLAQDYSSLGPRRSISALVPSFLIAQLAVLLGVPVSFNEIVVSAIIGSGAAVGGREAVDARKILMTVGAWAGSFGLSFALAYATAFLVL, encoded by the coding sequence ATGGACCCCGCTCTTATCGCCCTCTTCGCCGGTGCAGCGCTTGCCAGCCTGTTCATGGCGTGGGTCATCGGCGCCGGCTCGAGCGGCGCGACCCCGTACGCCCCCGCCGTCGGCGCGAACGCCATCGGGACGATGCGGGCCGCGTTCCTCGTCGGCATTTTCGGCTTCGCCGGTGCCGTCACGCAGGGCGGGAACGTCTCGGAAGCCGTCGGCAGCGGTCTCGTCGGCGGCATCAGCCTACCCGTCGCCGGCGTCATCCTCGTGCTCGTGTTGGGCGCGGGGCTGATGGCGATCGGCATCACGACCGGCTACCCGATCGCGACCGCGTTCACCGTGACCGGCGCCGTCATCGGCGTCGGGCTCGCACTCGGCGGCTCACCGGTCTGGCCGAAATACCGCCAGATCGCCGCCGTCTGGGTACTGACGCCGTTCGTCGGCGGCGGCATCGCGTTCACGATCGCCAGCCTGCTCCCCCGGGCGGACGTACCCGAACGGTACAGTATCCCCGTCCTCGCCGGGCTCGTCGGGGCCGTTCTCGTGAACGTCCGGTTCAGCTTCCTCGGGGAGGGAGGCACGTCGGGGACTGTCCGCGAGCTCGGGCAGCAGACGCTGGCAGTCAGCGGGCTCGCGTCGGCGGTCGGGATTACCGGCCTCGCGGCGCTGGTCGTCGCGGTCGTCGTCTGGTGGGATATCAGCCGGGACCAGTCCGGCGGGCTGCGGCGCGTGTTGCTCGCGCTCGGATCGCTCGTGGCGTTCTCCGCGGGCGGGAGTCAGGTCGGTCTCGCCGTCGGACCGCTACTCCCGCTGCTCGACGAGGTCGGGATGGTCTCGACGTTCGCCGTGCTCGTCGGCGGCGGCCTGGGGATGCTCGTCGGCTCGTGGACGGGCGCGCCGCGGATGATCAAGTCGCTGGCGCAGGACTACTCGTCGCTCGGGCCGCGACGGTCGATCTCGGCGCTTGTGCCGTCGTTCCTGATCGCACAGCTGGCAGTGCTGCTGGGCGTCCCCGTCTCGTTCAACGAGATCGTCGTGTCCGCGATCATCGGGAGCGGCGCCGCTGTCGGCGGTCGGGAAGCGGTGGATGCACGAAAAATCCTCATGACTGTGGGGGCGTGGGCCGGGTCGTTCGGCCTCTCGTTCGCCCTCGCGTACGCAACCGCGTTCCTCGTCCTGTAA
- a CDS encoding universal stress protein gives MYDRTLLSTDGTVASEQAEEHALDLAAAHDAVLHVLYVVDEDVVTAYSGDEYVDEAEGPEHGLEEHGEETLSELRRRASETDVEIETAMQHGRPAETIVEYADDQDADLLMLGTKRRPEEYRALLGSVTDRVLRLTTRAATVVKTEVSE, from the coding sequence ATGTACGATCGAACTCTGCTGTCGACGGACGGTACAGTCGCGTCCGAACAAGCTGAGGAACATGCTCTCGACCTTGCAGCCGCCCACGACGCCGTCCTCCACGTGCTCTACGTCGTCGACGAGGACGTCGTGACTGCGTACAGCGGCGACGAGTACGTCGACGAAGCCGAAGGTCCCGAACACGGCCTCGAGGAACACGGCGAGGAGACGCTTTCGGAACTCCGACGGCGAGCCTCAGAGACCGACGTCGAAATCGAGACGGCGATGCAACACGGCCGCCCTGCTGAAACCATCGTGGAGTACGCCGACGACCAGGACGCGGATCTACTCATGCTCGGCACCAAGCGCCGACCCGAAGAATACCGCGCACTGCTCGGGAGTGTCACCGACCGCGTCCTCCGATTGACGACCCGCGCAGCGACCGTCGTGAAAACTGAAGTCAGCGAGTAG
- a CDS encoding sulfite exporter TauE/SafE family protein yields the protein MEILGLSLLMVGVFVGFGLLIGTLFGFFGMGGSFLVTPALLVLGYPSTVAVGSGLAFVFGTSVIGALRHRDHGQVDYKLAVIVTVAMTVGIEAGKSVVFFLEATGMADLVINVAYVGLLATVGLFTLRDSWIDDSDAADADLADRVQSIHIPPMVTLRGGVRVSGTIVFAVGLVIGVLSGFLGVGGGFLLMPAMMYGLGIPAAIAVGTDILQITISGAFGAFTYAQSGAVALPVVAFLLLGSALGARIGAGVTNLVDEDEIKGYFAAMLLAGSLAVASNKLGTVYDIEMLNVLSTALIFGAAFLVSGAVVVAAVCRLRSDQSGRWCRLTTSQSG from the coding sequence ATGGAGATACTCGGATTGAGCCTTCTGATGGTCGGCGTGTTCGTTGGGTTCGGGCTGCTTATCGGGACCCTCTTCGGGTTCTTCGGCATGGGCGGATCGTTTCTCGTGACGCCCGCGCTGCTCGTGCTGGGATATCCGTCGACGGTCGCCGTCGGCAGCGGGTTGGCGTTCGTCTTCGGGACGAGCGTAATCGGCGCGCTCCGCCACCGTGACCACGGGCAAGTCGACTACAAGCTCGCAGTTATCGTGACCGTCGCGATGACTGTCGGTATCGAGGCCGGGAAGAGCGTCGTGTTCTTCCTCGAGGCGACCGGGATGGCCGATCTCGTCATCAACGTCGCGTACGTCGGCCTGCTCGCTACCGTCGGGTTGTTCACGCTCCGTGACTCCTGGATCGACGACAGTGACGCTGCCGATGCCGATCTCGCCGATCGTGTTCAGTCGATTCACATCCCACCGATGGTGACGTTGCGCGGCGGCGTCCGCGTTTCGGGGACGATCGTCTTCGCTGTCGGTCTCGTCATCGGGGTTCTATCCGGGTTCCTCGGCGTCGGCGGCGGGTTCCTGCTAATGCCCGCGATGATGTACGGGCTCGGCATCCCCGCGGCGATCGCCGTCGGAACGGACATCCTGCAGATCACGATCTCGGGTGCGTTCGGGGCGTTCACCTACGCGCAATCCGGGGCCGTCGCGCTCCCAGTTGTCGCGTTCCTCCTCCTCGGAAGCGCTCTCGGTGCGCGCATCGGGGCGGGCGTGACAAACCTCGTCGACGAAGACGAGATCAAGGGATACTTTGCCGCGATGCTACTCGCCGGGAGTCTCGCTGTCGCGTCGAACAAACTCGGCACCGTCTACGATATCGAGATGCTCAACGTGTTGAGCACCGCGCTGATCTTCGGGGCCGCATTCCTCGTTAGTGGCGCTGTCGTGGTTGCCGCCGTCTGTCGGTTGCGCTCCGATCAGAGTGGGCGCTGGTGTCGTCTGACTACATCGCAATCAGGATAG
- a CDS encoding SHOCT domain-containing protein — MPTNTDDTRLVTLLLVIIGAVFIFPLFFMGFGMMGFGPMMGGMWGGHMWGDGTMPGWMYIVGIVMQLLFLAALVGGGYLIYRAIAGSESGSDQALEELRLAYARGELTDEEYEQRRDALERDT, encoded by the coding sequence ATGCCGACAAATACAGACGACACGCGACTTGTTACGCTCCTCCTGGTCATCATCGGCGCCGTATTCATCTTCCCGTTGTTCTTCATGGGCTTCGGAATGATGGGATTCGGTCCGATGATGGGCGGGATGTGGGGCGGTCACATGTGGGGCGATGGGACGATGCCTGGCTGGATGTACATCGTCGGCATCGTGATGCAGCTGCTGTTCCTCGCCGCCCTCGTCGGTGGTGGGTACCTCATCTACCGCGCGATTGCGGGTAGTGAGAGTGGCTCAGACCAAGCCCTCGAGGAGCTCCGTCTCGCCTACGCTCGCGGAGAGCTGACCGACGAGGAATACGAACAGCGACGCGACGCACTCGAACGAGATACCTGA
- a CDS encoding DoxX family protein: MSTIKSGVNQLESKIGGRTVGGKVHSLSAWFVLALRLMMGYAFAYSGFTKITGEFAAGGYLSNVAATNGNPLAGLFAWMGSTPWFVEFANVAVPWGELFIGLGLLVGAFVRLAAFFGALMMLMFYFGNWDMSHGFINGDFAYMLVFLAVGAFAAGRILGLDQYIENYDVGGEALVERYPVLEYVLG; this comes from the coding sequence ATGTCAACTATCAAATCTGGCGTCAACCAACTGGAGAGCAAGATCGGCGGACGAACCGTCGGCGGAAAGGTCCACAGTCTCAGCGCGTGGTTCGTGCTCGCGCTCCGGCTCATGATGGGGTACGCGTTCGCGTACTCCGGGTTCACGAAGATCACCGGCGAGTTCGCTGCCGGCGGCTACCTGTCGAACGTCGCCGCGACGAACGGCAACCCGCTCGCGGGCCTGTTCGCGTGGATGGGGAGCACGCCCTGGTTCGTCGAGTTCGCGAACGTCGCCGTCCCGTGGGGCGAGCTGTTCATCGGTCTTGGGCTGCTCGTCGGCGCGTTCGTCCGCCTCGCGGCGTTCTTCGGCGCGCTCATGATGCTCATGTTCTACTTCGGCAACTGGGACATGAGTCACGGGTTCATCAACGGCGACTTCGCGTACATGCTCGTGTTCCTCGCGGTCGGCGCGTTCGCCGCGGGCCGCATCCTGGGCCTCGACCAGTATATCGAGAACTACGACGTCGGCGGCGAGGCGCTCGTCGAGCGCTACCCCGTCCTCGAGTACGTCCTCGGCTAA
- a CDS encoding YeeE/YedE family protein, giving the protein MSDRHPLFKPLIFVGGLIFGFGLGFSHMARPEVVLNFLQFEDLGLPFVMFGAAIVSGIAFALLPRIRDAAPLTGDPYERRLKPFDRNVLIGGAIFGVGWGLSGICPGAAYASLGTGNVTILWALAGMFLGAYVQGYWRSRNQTTGANAD; this is encoded by the coding sequence ATGAGCGACCGGCACCCGCTGTTCAAGCCGCTGATCTTCGTCGGCGGCCTGATCTTCGGGTTCGGGCTCGGGTTCAGCCACATGGCGCGGCCGGAGGTCGTGCTGAACTTCCTCCAGTTCGAGGACCTCGGCCTCCCGTTCGTGATGTTCGGCGCCGCGATCGTCTCCGGGATCGCGTTCGCCCTGCTGCCCCGGATCCGGGACGCCGCGCCGCTCACGGGCGACCCCTACGAGCGGCGCCTGAAGCCGTTCGATCGGAACGTCCTGATCGGCGGCGCGATCTTCGGCGTCGGCTGGGGGCTCTCGGGCATCTGCCCGGGTGCGGCGTACGCCAGCCTCGGCACCGGGAACGTGACGATTCTCTGGGCGCTCGCCGGGATGTTCCTCGGCGCCTACGTCCAGGGGTACTGGCGGAGCCGGAACCAGACTACCGGGGCGAACGCAGACTAA
- a CDS encoding SHOCT domain-containing protein: MALTHAAVPDAMMWGWHEGMWNDGHMAGWGVRSWGMMLFGLLWMALLVALPVYLVYWLATRSQSDGSTEDSALAVLEERYARGEIDDDEFERRRARLTPDDDR; encoded by the coding sequence ATGGCGCTGACGCACGCGGCCGTCCCAGATGCAATGATGTGGGGGTGGCACGAGGGAATGTGGAACGACGGCCACATGGCCGGCTGGGGCGTACGGAGCTGGGGGATGATGCTGTTCGGTCTCCTCTGGATGGCACTCCTCGTCGCCCTCCCGGTCTATCTCGTCTACTGGCTGGCAACGCGGTCGCAATCGGACGGCTCCACCGAGGACAGCGCACTCGCGGTCCTCGAGGAGCGGTACGCTCGCGGCGAGATCGACGACGACGAGTTCGAACGCCGCCGCGCCCGTCTCACGCCCGACGATGACCGGTAG